In the Helianthus annuus cultivar XRQ/B chromosome 11, HanXRQr2.0-SUNRISE, whole genome shotgun sequence genome, one interval contains:
- the LOC110919090 gene encoding uncharacterized protein LOC110919090 produces METRDDADVVIPKEVIKKAQDKLENVLYGYFLGNRLPFPVVEYYAKNVWAKFGFSKLMMNAGGFFFFKFDTKEGMLSVLEGGPWLIRKIPLFLNIWTPSVSLKKDGIKTVPVWIKFHNVPLAVYTDEGLSLLASKLGIPKRLDAYTADMCAENWGRTSFARAMIEISADNELKDHIVLAIPKLDEEGYLMERVDVEYEWKPHRCAVCCLFGHSDAKCPKSVNVKPKQVTTDEEGFVTDTRKVARHGFPQKKQKARVVYRPKNIHAGPEPSGTKSVNAERHVDKVNQEGNKRDLNLRNSFSVLDSMADGVPSTSNSQEDRPLVDEFVRQNTTETAEFMCAGTSDKKSEGASTPGLDGVHG; encoded by the coding sequence ATGGAAACTAGAGATGATGCGGATGTGGTGATACCAAAAGAAGTGATCAAGAAGGCTCAGGATAAACTTGAGAATGTTCTGTACGGCTATTTCTTGGGTAATAGGCTTCCGTTTCCGGTAGTAGAATATTACGCAAAGAATGTTTGGGCGAAGTTTGGATTTTCAAAACTCATGATGAATGCGGGCggctttttctttttcaaatttgacACCAAAGaaggtatgttaagtgtgttGGAAGGTGGTCCTTGGCTCATTAGGAAAATTCCGTTATTCTTAAATATTTGGACTCCCTCAGTTAGCTTGAAAAAGGATGGGATTAAAACGGTGCCGGTTTGGATTAAGTTTCATAATGTTCCTCTTGCTGTGTATACCGATGAGGGGCTTAGTCTATTAGCGTCGAAGCTCGGAATTCCAAAACGACTTGATGCCTACACGGCTGATATGTGTGCTGAAAATTGGGGCAGAACAAGTTTTGCTCGAGCAATGATAGAGATCTCGGCTGATAATGAATTAAAAGATCACATTGTTCTTGCTATCCCTAAACTAGATGAAGAGGGTTATCTGATGGAAAGAGTGGACGTTGAATATGAGTGGAAACCTCATAGGTGTGCGGTTTGTTGTTTATTTGGTCACTCGGATGCGAAGTGTCCTAAATCTGTTAATGTTAAGCCGAAGCAAGTTACAACCGATGAGGAGGGTTTTGTTACCGATACTAGGAAAGTGGCAAGACACGGATTTCCTCAAAAGAAGCAGAAGGCTAGAGTTGTTTATAGACCAAAGAATATCCATGCGGGTCCGGAACCATCTGGCACAAAGAGCGTTAATGCAGAACGGCATGTGGATAAGGTTAATCAGGAAGGTAACAAGCGTGATCTGAATTTGAGGAATTCTTTTTCGGTCCTGGATAGTATGGCTGATGGGGTTCCGAGTACGAGCAATAGTCAAGAAGATAGGCCTCTAGTAGATGAATTTGTGCGGCAAAACACAACTGAGACGGCTGAATTTATGTGTGCTGGAACTAGTGATAAAaaatctgagggggcaagcactcccggtttAGATGGTGTCCATGGATAG